The following proteins are encoded in a genomic region of Arachis ipaensis cultivar K30076 chromosome B02, Araip1.1, whole genome shotgun sequence:
- the LOC107626658 gene encoding pentatricopeptide repeat-containing protein At4g01030, mitochondrial, with protein MASSIISQYHSLKDNHNPLSLHHLDPYYVHNNTQILRSHSSSTSISVGVLDKKPHFSDTLFAPPNLSPCFHFLDELCEIRDLNSVRELHAQMLKMPRNKGGSSTLATIDETVMRYYLEFDDFVSAIKVFFVGLSRNYLLWNSFLEKFGSFGGDPYEILAVFGELHKKGVEFDSIAFTVVLKICLVLMDLKVGLEIHACLIKRGFHFDVHLCCALINLYEKCWGVDRAYQVFDEAPQKEDFLWNTIIMASLRSEKWFDGLELFRGMQLSSAKATGGTIVKVLQACGKLRALNEGKQIHGYVLRRGLVSNMSISNSIISMYSKNHSLKMARTFFDSMEDYNLSSWNSIISCYAGYGNLEDALDIFQEMEASGIKPDIITWNSLMSGLLLQGSYKAVLANFRSLQVEGLKPDSGSVTSALQAIIELGIFXXXXXXXXXXXXXXXXXXXXXXXXXDHDVYVCTSLMDMYIKNDELHKAQKVFHRTKNKNICAWNSLISGYSFKGQFSDAEELLNQMEKESIKPDIVTWNSLISGYSMHGRSEEAMDVINRMKSSGFSPNVVSWTAMVSGSSRNKNHMDSIRFFGQMQAQNVRPNSTTICSLLRACSGQSLLKKGEEIHCLCIRHGFIEDMYIATALIDMYSKAGKLKVACEIFGRIEGKTLPCWNCMMMGYAIHGHGEEVIFLFNKMLKTGIIPDSITFTALLSGCKNSGRINDGWKYFDSMSTDYNIVPTIEHYSCMVDLLGKSGFLDEALHFIQTMPVNPDASIWGALLASCRIHKNIMLAETASRNLFKLEPYNSANYVIMMNIYSALGKWDDAQRLRDTMVAAGLKSPGVWSWIQVNQTTHVFSTEGKSHQEEGEIYFELYQLVSKVKKLGYVPDISCVYQNIDNNEKEKVLLSHTEKLAITYGLMKTKGGSPIRVVKNTRICQDCHTLAKYISSAENREILLRDGGRFHHFVNGKCSCNGCW; from the coding sequence ATGGCATCTTCCATCATCTCACAGTACCATAGCCTTAAAGATAATCATAATCCATTATCTTTACATCATCTTGATCCTTATTATGTTCATAACAACACACAAATCCTTAGAAGCCATTCATCATCCACTTCAATTTCTGTTGGAGTGTTAGATAAGAAGCCTCATTTTTCTGATACCCTATTTGCCCCACCAAACCTTTCTCCATGCTTTCACTTTTTGGATGAATTGTGTGAGATAAGGGATTTGAATTCTGTGAGGGAACTACATGCACAGATGCTGAAAATGCCAAGAAACAAAGGTGGTAGTAGTACCTTGGCCACAATAGATGAAACCGTTATGAGATACTAtttggaatttgatgattttgtgtCTGCAATAAAGGTTTTCTTTGTTGGTTTATCGAGGAATTATCTTCTATGGAACTCTTTCTTGGAGAAATTTGGAAGTTTTGGAGGTGACCCTTATGAGATTCTTGCTGTATTTGGTGAACTGCATAAGAAAGGTGTTGAATTTGATAGCATAGCTTTCACTGTTGTTCTGAAAATTTGCTTGGTTTTGATGGATTTGAAGGTTGGATTAGAGATTCATGCTTGTTTGATAAAGAGAGGATTCCATTTTGATGTGCATTTGTGTTGTGCATTGATCAATTTGTATGAGAAGTGCTGGGGTGTAGATAGagcataccaagtgtttgatgaagcGCCCCAGAAAGAAGATTTCTTGTGGAACACGATAATTATGGCGAGCCTGAGGAGTGAGAAGTGGTTTGATGGCTTAGAATTGTTTCGCGGCATGCAGTTATCTTCGGCTAAAGCCACCGGTGGCACCATTGTCAAGGTGCTGCAAGCATGTGGAAAATTGAGAGCTCTCAACGAAGGGAAACAAATTCATGGATATGTTTTAAGGCGGGGATTAGTGTCGAACATGTCCATTAGCAATTCCATAATTAGCATGTACTCTAAGAATCATAGTCTTAAAATGGCTAGAACATTTTTTGATTCAATGGAGGATTATAACTTGTCATCTTGGAACTCAATTATTTCATGTTATGCTGGTTATGGCAACTTGGAAGATGCCCTGGATATCTTCCAAGAAATGGAAGCTTCCGGCATTAAACCAGACATTATAACTTGGAATTCTCTTATGTCAGGTCTTCTTCTTCAGGGTTCATACAAAGCTGTTCTGGCCAATTTCCGGAGCCTGCAAGTCGAAGGCTTGAAGCCGGATTCGGGCTCGGTAACTAGTGCACTACAAGCAATTATTGAATTGGGTATCTTCANNNNNNNNNNNNNNNNNNNNNNNNNNNNNNNNNNNNNNNNNNNNNNNNNNNNNNNNNNNNNNNNNNNNNNNNTTGATCATGATGTTTATGTTTGCACTTCATTGATGGATATGTATATCAAGAATGATGAGttacataaagctcaaaaagtgtTCCATCGCACAAAGAACAAAAACATCTGTGCTTGGAATTCATTGATATCAGGGTACTCCTTCAAGGGACAGTTTAGTGATGCTGAAGAACTATTGAACCAGATGGAGAAAGAAAGTATAAAACCTGATATAGTTACATGGAACAGTTTGATTTCTGGTTATTCAATGCATGGCCGAAGCGAGGAAGCTATGGATGTGATTAATAGGATGAAGAGTTCAGGATTTTCACCTAATGTGGTTTCATGGACTGCAATGGTATCCGGCAGTTCTCGGAACAAAAATCATATGGATTCCATCCGGTTTTTCGGCCAAATGCAAGCACAAAATGTAAGGCCTAATTCTACTACTATTTGCAGCTTACTTCGAGCTTGCTCCGGCCAGTCGCTTCTAAAGAAAGGCGAAGAGATACACTGCCTCTGCATAAGACATGGATTTATAGAGGATATGTACATAGCCACAGCACTCATTGACATGTATAGCAAGGCAGGGAAGTTGAAAGTAGCATGCGAAATTTTCGGAAGAATAGAGGGGAAAACACTTCCTTGTTGGAACTGTATGATGATGGGATATGCTATTCACGGCCACGGTGAAgaagtaatttttctttttaacaaAATGCTCAAAACTGGTATCATCCCTGATTCTATTACCTTCACAGCTCTTCTATCCGGCTGCAAGAATTCAGGTCGAATCAATGATGGATGGAAGTACTTTGACAGTATGAGTACAGATTACAACATTGTTCCAACAATTGAGCACTATTCTTGCATGGTGGACCTTCTTGGAAAATCTGGTTTTCTTGACGAAGCTCTGCATTTCATCCAAACTATGCCAGTAAATCCGGATGCTAGTATCTGGGGAGCTCTTCTTGCATCCTGCCGAATTCACAAAAACATTATGCTAGCCGAGACTGCGTCGAGGAATCTGTTCAAGCTAGAGCCTTATAATTCTGCCAACTATGTTATAATGATGAATATATATTCGGCTTTAGGCAAATGGGACGACGCGCAGCGCCTTAGAGACACAATGGTTGCTGCAGGGTTGAAAAGCCCTGGTGTTTGGAGCTGGATACAGGTAAATCAAACTACTCATGTGTTCTCTACAGAAGGGAAATCACATCAAGAAGAAGGCGAAATATATTTCGAATTATATCAGTTAGTTTCTAAGGTGAAGAAGCTAGGATATGTGCCTGATATAAGTTGTGTGTATCAAAATATTGACAACAATGAAAAGGAGAAGGTTCTTCTCAGTCACACTGAGAAGCTAGCTATCACATATGGACTCATGAAAACAAAAGGTGGATCACCTATCAGGGTAGTTAAGAACACAAGAATTTGTCAGGATTGTCACACATTAGCCAAGTACATTTCTTCGGCCGAAAATCGCGAGATTTTGCTCCGAGATGGCGGCCGTTTTCACCATTTTGTGAATGGAAAATGCTCCTGTAATGGTTGTTGGTAA